ACTTGTTAAGATCTATTAAAGAGAGTTGATGTCAGTGAATAAATTATTTGCAattcaagaaaaatattgtCCATCAAAGCTCTTGGTCAAAAGTTGTTTCTTgttggttaaaaaaattattttggatgaatgattcaataaaaaaaattaagaagaaatattttgattaaaaaaaaaagagaagacaaatttgcattaaaaaatttcttgttttatttaaatattttctctcTGTCATAAATTCTATCAAGATTTTAACAAAGTTTAGTAGAAAGATGTAATAGTGAGAACCATTCGCTAAATAGAATCttataaatgttaaaaaaacaatgtgaaacaaaaaaaattatttaagagtTTGAACTGTTCttacaaatttaatatatttatacttttaataactttataaaagataaattaaataagtcacCTTCTTGAATTATCTAACATAGTATCGACGATTCTGTATACAAaacttcaataatttaaatatttttcggTTAATATATctgttttaataattttgtcaaaaaaagaaatatgttttaacactattataaatgaaaacagaaaatcaatAAGGCAACTAAAAAACTTAAgcttatttaaaattctatgaAATCTGGTGGGATCCTTGGTTATGGGACCCAAAATCCAGGAATGNNNNNNNNNNNNNNNNNNNNNNNNNNNNNNNNNNTGCCACGTGGACAGTGTAGCATTAAAGGGTGACGTGGCGAATTGGGGTAAGGGTAGAAACGGCAAGGACAAGTTCGGAGATCGCAGGAACTTTACAAATAGTGTTGTAACTTGTAGGGACTAAAAAAATCTTGCTACTTAAGgtatttgttaaatattttaaaagtaatttaaaaaaaaaactaattttgaatatttaaaaagttaaacacataaatttttaaatacattttttaaatttaatacctTGAAATGTTCTTATGATATTGGTAAGCatttaccttaaaaaaaataattgccTTTCATGTGCATTAATTCATCAATGAAGGTGGAATAAGCAAAcctaccaaaaaaaaaacacatgacTCTTGTGGCTTATGAGTCAAGACTCTCTTACTCAACATCCATATACACGCCCTTTCGTTATTACTAAGCTTCTTGTTCTTTCAaactaattaaagaaaaataaaacttccttCTAAAGAAAACgagataaataataaatacaactagaaaattttaatttttgtcttttatttagGACTAATCATTTCTCTAAAAACTTCCTTATATTAAAGAATTAGAGTTAGTAGTAAgaatatttaattgtaattttgaaattttattttaccacATTTACAAAAatagtctttttattttaaaataaaaattttttccctctttttttattgatttatcgcaatttttgtttcaaattataattttgacctacaaaataatattttttagctCAAAAAGTGGTGATTCATTCCTTCAATTGTAAATTTAACGAGAAAATATAACTTTCAatgtaaaaatataactatttagtTTTAGACTAAAAGTCATCAATTTTAAggtaaaaatttatgttttgagatcaaaattgtaataaatataaaaataaaaggataaaaaattggattttaaaatagaaaaattatttttctaaacatACTAAAATAGAGGAACTACAAGTACAATTAAacttaataacaattatttttgtgtgtgaAATATTAGTAAAATCAATAAAGATATATGCAAATAATCTTATATCATTTTTGTGTGtgaaatattagtaaataattttatatcattttttttttctgttagGTGTTATTTTTTCACCTTGAAATATGACGTGTAcacttattaatatatatttttggttttagtctgtttaattaatataattaaattagaacAATCACTTTGGAGGATTTGTGCAAGTACCTCTGttcgttttaaaataaatattgtttaaatatcttgcatatatatcaaaataaatataattattaaaaaatagtcattttattcaattatctttaataattattgattgacttcttataaaataaaattatttatttgaaaataatttatataataataattgaataataaaaaataatatttattttaaaacaaatatttatcattgaaataacatttattttgagtACAATATAAAGTCATGCGCCTCATACCAGAGATCGTGTGTTACCTTTGCAAGTGTTCAACATCGTTCATCATTTGTGTGAGTTGTTGGCCAACATTTAACAATAGAAATATGCAATGTTTGTTTCATTATTAATCCttaattaaactcaaatattaTCACATGTGGAGTTACTATTTCTTCACTCTTCTCTATTCTTTTCATTTCTCAAATCTCAACCTATGATTTGAGTTAATTAATGATGGGTGTTATTGAAAAGAGACAGAGAAGAAGTCATTATCATTGATCAGCTATCAGAGTAcagattaataaaattataagtcAACGTGCACAAGGCTAAAAACCATAATTATGAGgtgattattaaaaattaaaaaataaataaccttGGTGCTTTTCACATCACACCCTTTGCTTATATTTTGGGCAATTTTTTGACTTTCCTTTTCTCCGGTGGTTGAACCCAATAACCCGTGATGGCTAACCGGCTATATCCAGTCAAAAACATGATTCGGTTTTCCTGTATTATATGAAGACTTAAATGAAATCATAAATTTTAGGGTCATAAACCTACAACAAGGCCACACAGTTTAGGTTATGTATGACTGTGAAAGAGAGAGAATCTATGGTGCATTGCCAGCTAAGAATTGAAGGATGAAAGCTTTTGCATAAGGGTCAAGGTTGTCAATGTCTCTTTCAAGCATAAAGGCATTTTTTTCCtgtcttgttttattagtaCTCATGCCTTCTAATTTCACTTATGGTCACGGTAACAGATACTAAAActatttattacttattttttaaaacaattcctctattaattttttaataagcaCAACAAGATCCTTCTCCTTTGTATTGTATTGATCTTTCTAATGTTAAGATGAGGTAAAAATACTATCttgttttgacaaaattaaattaaatttaagtttaattataattttaaattatttattttaatttataaaatcaattctcttttgttaaaatttaatagttttgatattttattttaatttttaactaaaaaataataatataacaaattttaaattttatatcatataatacgataatatataataattaacacttataaaattaaaataaggattgataaaaatttaattttaaatttcataaatttttatttttatagtttaattaataatatatgaatgattaatgtatttaaattgttatatattatataattatatgacatattatttaaaatatattaaattgttaatttttaattaaaaaatataaaaaataaattaaaatgatcgaatattaatattaaaaaaatctgtTATTAATACACCTTTATATTTCAATGTAATaaacaacaattttattttttccacgcaaaataataacttttatttctttctttggTCTATCGGATATGCTTTTAACTACTATTTTGTTCCACTCtaattaattcatttgtaaaaaaaaatcaaaatgtttcttttattttaatattcataatttttttatcaataatatcttataattaatattatattgctCTCTCTCAATTTACCATCTTgcattctattttattaacaataattaatacgaataatttattaaaattattttatttatacactTTTAATAAGTACGAAATTATcaatagtatttattatttattttgacattaTATTTGAAACTCAAGCTAATACTAGTATAAAATCCCCCATTTGTCCCTCACTTGTTATATTATACATTTTCTCTCTCAAACTCAAACACcattctctttctctttctcataACCTCTCCCCCTATATATTTCTCTTCCTTTTATTTCTCTCTAGAGCAGAGATATTTTGTTCCTCAATCCCTTCATGGTTCAACCTTGAATCTTAACCCACATCACCATTTTTCCTCAATAAAAATGGCCGTCACCACTACCTTTCTCAGCGCTACAGAAAAAAAACACTGGTGGCTCACAAACCGTAAGGTAAACCTTCAAAAAAAAAGAACGCCTTTCCCTCATGAATCTTTTGTTCTCACTCTTCATAGAAATCACACacattaattaatgttttatgtCAATTtcttatgtcttttttttttctttctgtttagATTGCTGAGAAATACATCAAAGACGCTCGTAGCCTGATAGCAACACAAGAACGCAACGAGATTGTTTCAGCTCTGAGTCTTCTAGACGCTGCTCTTGCAATCTCACCACGTTTAGACCAAGCCCTTGAACTTAAAGCGAGGTCTTTACTCTATTTAAGAAGATTCAAAGATGTAGCAACTATGCTTCAAGATTACATTCCAAGTCTAAAAATTGCAAACGAAGATTCATTAAGCTCCGTTTCTTCAGATAGTTCATCTCAACATCTTTCAAGAGAAGGCGTTAAGTTACTTTCTTCGTCGGATTCCTCTGTTCAAGATCAGAGTTTTAAGTGCTTCTCTGTCTCTGATTTAAAGAAAAGAGTTATGGCTGGTCTCTCTAAAAGTTGTGATAATGAAGGTTATTGGAGGTAACTAATAAGattgaatttaatttcattaatattaCGTTTcgttttttcgatttttttttttttaaatgtttaccAATAAATTTTGAGATCAGATCGGAGTCCCGAATATCATGGCATTTGAGTAAATGCTTCTGCTACTGCCAGCTATTAATGAAATGAAATGTTTACCCACTTTTTAAAACTCCAATCAACTTTAAAAGGAACACCAATGaaaatttaatgtaatattataaAGTTTTGCGTAAAGTAGTTCACAAATTTCAACTGTTTGGTTTGGTAGCAGACTTCTTCTATTTATGAATCacctctatttattttaattttattactatttttcaatttaactttgaagaatattaaatagtaaatggtttaataaatttaaatgtattttttgactaattatatttttaatgtgaatttCAGATATTTGGTTTTGGGGAAAGCATGTTGCCACTTAGGTTTAATGGAAGACGCAATGGTTCTTCTCCAAACGGGAAAACGACTTGCAAGCGCTGCGTTTCGACGCGAAAGTGTTTGTTGGACAGACGACAGTTTCTCTTTATGGAAAACACCTTTCTCCGGCGACGATGTTTCAAAACCACCGGGAACCACTCCACCGAAAAGCCCTCTCTCAGAATCCGAAACCGTTAACCAACTTCTCGCACACATAAAATTCCTCCTCCGTCGACGCACCGCCGCAATCGCCGCCATGGACGCCGGACTCCACACAGAAGCAATCCGTCACTTCTCGAAAATCGTCGACGGGCGCCGTGCCGCTCCGCAAGGATTTCTCGCTGAATGTTACATGTATAGAGCCTCTGCTTTTCGTTCAGCAGNNNNNNNNNNNNNNNNNNNNNNNNNNNNTCAGCAGGTAGAATCGCTGATTCAATTGCCGATTGTAATAGAACACTTTCACTGGACCCTACTTGCATCCAAGCTCTTGAAGCTAGAGCCTCAATTTTAGAAACAATTCGTTGCTACCAAGATTCTCTTCATGATCTCGAACACTTAAAGCTTCTATACAACACAATTCTTCGAGATCGTAAACTAGCTGGTCCTCTATGGAAGCGTCACAATGTTCGTTATAATGAAATTCCTGGGAAACTATGCACTCTTACAGCGAAAATTCAACAACTGAAACAGAAAATGGCGAATGGTGAAACGAAGAATGTTGATTACTATGCTTTGATTGGGTTGAGACGTGGTTGTGGTAAATCAGAATTGCAACGGGCTCATCTTTTGCTTTGTTTGAAACATAAACCAGAGAAAACCACGTGCTTCATCGAACGGTGTGAATTTGGTGATGAACGTGATATTGAGTTAGTTAAAGATAGAGCGAGGATGTCTGCTATGTTGTTGTATAGGTTGCTTCAGAAAGGTTATTCAAATGTTATGAATTGTATTGTGGAAGAAGAGACTGCTGAGAAACAGAGGAAGATGAATTTACaattgcaacaacaacaacaaaaaagtgtTGCAAATGGACATGTTAGtgttaataataacaataacaataacaacactCGTTCGGTTGTTGTTGTTCAAGTGCAACAGAATGCAAGAGATGAAAAAAGTAAGAAGAAATTGGATGAATTGGAAATGGGAGATAAGTTTGCTATGTCTTCACCAAGCATTGCGAATCCAACGGTGTTTCAAGGGGTGTTTTGCCGTGATCTAACGGTGGTAGGGAACTTGCTTTCGCAAAGGTTTAGTAATAGGTCAATTCCAGTCAAGTACGAGGGGCTTAGTTGCTAAATTCATTGGTTGGGGGAAACTTGGGATCTTTTGTTTTTTACCGGCGGGAAATATCTTATTATTGGTCACTTATTGTACAAatggataaattaatttttgaactGCCGgggaaattaattaattttgttttataatatatttttgaaattaaatataaataattattatacttgaaaaattattgtttctgattaaaattaaaatttaattcagatacattaattttttaactattatttttgtttatattatatttcactATTTCATATGTTACTTCACTTTTGGAATTTGGTCTGGGTTTAAAATGTTGCTGAGAAATTAAAAGAATGAAACACTATaacattattaaataaaagGCTACTAATTAATGTTGTCAAAAAATTGTTACTAATGTTAATATTGAATGATGTGTGTGGTTCACAATTTCAAAAAGAATGGAAAATTGATGGATAAGAGTTGAGTGCAGTAGTAGAAGTAGCCCATGAGAGAGAGTGTAGGTGCATGCCTCGACCTTTTCTCGTGTTTTGTCTGGTTgcaattcaatttatgtgtggtttAGTCTATCCAAGAAACTGGCTTTCTGACATTCCATTAGATTTTCTTCATATCTATATCCGCCAAAAACTTTGTTGCTTCCAAGTATATGGTGGATGCCCCATGCTGTTTCAACATTGAAATTGTAACATATGAAATTGCCATTTATCTTCTTCACATAATCGCTCATTAATTTTAGCGAGGTCACACTATTAACGATGAAATCACTCTATTCTAAAGTtttgttatttcttttattgtcaatttatcattcatatatattaaaaataacgtaggaatgaaaaataaataatattatttttctttgattatttttattaaatattaaagtattatcaatatcataataatataataaaaaattaaattaagtggtacaatacaaaataaatatatttataataaaaatgatattttatctgaagatattttttttttatagatcaAGTATTTTAAGACCGATAGAGTAATATTTAACCCATATAAGACTAAGAGTTTAGGAAATCATAGAATGAAACTAATGTTTGGAACAACTTAGTGGATGTAAATTTGTGGCCAAGTAAACTCTATATGTTGTAGCTTTTGCCTTAACTTGAGTTTCTACCGTAAAGTTTGGATTTCAAAACACACACTAGTAATTAAGTGCAAATGTTTTCAATTGGAATTAGCAAAATTATGTGACAATCTACTATAAAAACAAACATCCATTAAATCTAAGATGCTTAGCCTAATGAACTAGACCACATGATGAGATAAAGAATTTTTGGAAACTCTTACCACAAATTTTAAATGCTATCTAATGAAAAATTATGTTCAATGAATAAcgacaatatttttattaagaaatgatgttttagtctttatttAGATCAAGTTCACCACGAgtttaaattaaagataaagACGTAACTCCAAtcaattaaaaagtttaaaacaCATCATAACTCAGTTATAACTCGTATGAATAGGAGGTGGTCCCTTATATATACTCACTCAATTCATAATTTACTTTAACCCTACTTTATTGTATAATATACTTTGACATCAAAATGTCTATACAGATATACTAGCCCTTATATATGGTACCAACAAGGGTAAGAATCTCACAAGAAGAAGTATGATTCACATCAACAATTAGATCGACTCTACATTCTCAAGTAGGAACATTGACGTCCATCTTGGAACATCAAAAACTAACACATGCCTTTAGAGTTCACTAGCATTATGGTCTCCAAGAACAACACTCCTAACAAGTCTTCTCATGACTATCTTAACTGTACGGACAAGAACAAATGCGAACTTCTACCTCTAAGTCGAGCATCGCTAGAGTTTTgtgtcatttttaaatattgatctacattaaattattttatgttgatCTATTTTTATAGGTGGTTTATTGGGTATGGATTctcaaaaatcatttgaaactcTAATGATATCATATACATTTCTCAAAACCGTCTTCTTAATTTTTACgacaatcaataaaaataacaaaaactaatATTTCTCAGAAATCTACATTAATTAAATGGAATAgtacttaaattaatatttaaaatataagacgATTAAAGCTCATTTATgataatttctaaaaaatatcatcagtctaactaataaatttttaaacatcGGCGTAATGTAAATCATCATTCAAACATGTACTATGGTGtttaattaatgtttgaaattaaataaagataagTATACAAACATTGGAGTTTGGAGAATACTTGACACATAGTACTGTGTTGAATGGATGAGAAGTCATGTCTAGGGGAATAGGGTTGCCAGTTTTACTTCTAATCTGCACTCAATACAATAAAACAAAGCGATTAGAGAGGAAATGTCAAATCAACTTTTACGTTCCCATGATGAGCTCTTTACCCATGCCATGCATGTCTTCCCTTATGTTAATCAGCGTGTGATAgaaaatgtttaaatattataacaacattaactaaattttttagaaaaatatatttaattaaatataaaaaattaaaagatttataACTTCTTTcttaaaactatattttttaatttttatacattaatcaaaagaattttatataagagataaatataataatatattacttcttctgaaataaaaataaaaattaatgattattgaaaaattaatatatttaattaagagtttagtttaaatatatcaatttttaaattatatattttttattttatttcaaaagaatatattattaaaaattgtagtaatatacatttaatataaaagaatataataaaaatttgatagaaTTTTGAATATGGTTAGTAGTTGATTATATGTGGTTATAAGTTGACTCAAAAAAAgttgattaatattaattacaaataattaaGATATGTTAGTTTTGTTATATGAGAAGTTgtatcatatattaattataatccTTATCTATTCTATTCTGTATACATTGGGGCACCTGACCCCacttaatcaatttttttgtttgtctctggcttatttgtcaaaaaaatttaaccaaTATTGAGATGTTTGAATAGCGTGACCCTACTTTGATATACTATACTGTCTCCACATAGTCTAACTAACGAGATTATAAGACAAACTTCTCTAAAAAGAAAACAAGAGAGATTATAAGACAAACTAATACTAATTTTGACTATAATGAGCaatctatttttaaatgtaatatttttgttgaCGATAATGACAATTAAATACAGTACTATAATAATTGATAAAGTTAatttagtataaatatttttgtctcttttttatttatatgtgtgaaataataaaaatatatctctcCTTATAATTAAGAGAGTgtattatatttgtaaaaataaaacagTGCTActaaatttatgtttgaaaatttcTTACAGTAACTttgaagatatatatatactGTTAAAGAGAGTTTTTGAAAGCAGAGATCATAGTAAAACTAGTCCTAGGTGGAATGTGTATTGTTCACGTGTGGACAAAAGTTACATTAATGTTAAAGAGGGGTTGTTGGGAGTGAATGAAGGGTTCAACCTCCACAGTGTAATTATGGTATTTTGTTTGAAGCGTGTCTTCTGATTCACGAAAAAGCCTGCCTCTATTTTTCTTCTCTCATGCAAAAGATGCATACATTATTGATGAGTTTCTATAGTTATTCCTCATTTTACTTTTGCAACAAGGATCCAATTGTTGCCGGATAATATTATAAAGTTTTAATATATTCCTTGTGCTCATATTCAAGATATAAAAGTGTATCACAGCCACAAACTAAGGTCAGTCACTGTAATAAAAGTTaggattttaaatttttgtaaaataattatatatatatatatatatatatatatattttaaaaaaaattaatttttttatgcaatacaagtaaaattctattttttttatcacggttttaatttaaaatttgttttagtcctatgttataattttacaaaaataataattcgtAATTCCAACAAATTTACTATAATAGAATACATGTACATAACAACTCACTAATATAtaagataaacaaaatataaattataaaaaatacttgTTTTACATAATCCTAAATCAATAATGTTTAAATACGtatacaaatgaaaaaaataatttaatcacatcatttaatattatttaattactttttattttaatttgtttacatTTATTTGTGCCCACTCAAATACTATTTGATTTAAGGTTGTATTTAAAAAGTATTCAtctaaaattattgaaatacaCTTCCATCACCAATATAAgaacattaataattaatgtagAAAAATTCGATGAATGAGACAAGAACAAGTGTGTTGAGAGTTTCCAAGACAGATGAGGGTAATAGATCGATGGCTTTCAAAATCAAAGAAGGTACAGTTGGATTTAGATTGGACTATAGCCATTTGCTTCTTGCCATGCTATGTGTCGATTAATATATATGGTCCCaatgattttgacaaaatgtTTAGCAAccacatatattattttttataagcaaaGATTAACTAAGCAACCACATATATATATGAGGAATCTCAATCCCTCAATTTCCTTCCAATTATATCAATGTCTCCTAATTATACTCCctctattctaatttttttatggttttaatattttattttcattaataggGTTTATTAGAAACCTAAGATATCTataattatatactttttttctcCAAGTATAAATATTTAGGGTAATTacgataattttatttttacgaGAGTAATTTGTTTATATATCGTGAACTATTTGTAGTCTTtgcatgaaaaataaaataaaatagtaatggTTGAaattaagagttttttttttttttttttttttagaagagatGGAAATTAAGAGTATTTTAATATGTAAGTATTTTTTCTTCTGTCTTGATGAtaagaaaaaattatgtttggagTAATTCCGAATACAAAAAGGTCTTAaccaatattattatatttaatgaaGTTATTCATAAAATACTATCTaattaatgtaaattttattttcaaaaacaatttcTTAATAATGAAGGAAAATTTGGAAAAAtgaagttaattttaaaattcttaattaatataAGTTTCAATTATAACCAAAGATTGAAAAGAGTATATAgactataataatttttttattacttaaaaaaaaaataaaccgtcaataattatgaaaataaatattttttcgagAATGGATTAGAGGCGTCAATTTGTATTTGTACACTGGAAATTCTTATAGAAGTGactcatttgaaattctttaagtgggtaattttttttgtaagaacGAGTGAGAAAATCTCcctaaataattc
The genomic region above belongs to Cicer arietinum cultivar CDC Frontier isolate Library 1 chromosome 4, Cicar.CDCFrontier_v2.0, whole genome shotgun sequence and contains:
- the LOC101505533 gene encoding uncharacterized protein; the protein is MAVTTTFLSATEKKHWWLTNRKIAEKYIKDARSLIATQERNEIVSALSLLDAALAISPRLDQALELKARSLLYLRRFKDVATMLQDYIPSLKIANEDSLSSVSSDSSSQHLSREGVKLLSSSDSSVQDQSFKCFSVSDLKKRVMAGLSKSCDNEGYWRYLVLGKACCHLGLMEDAMVLLQTGKRLASAAFRRESVCWTDDSFSLWKTPFSGDDVSKPPGTTPPKSPLSESETVNQLLAHIKFLLRRRTAAIAAMDAGLHTEAIRHFSKIVDGRRAAPQGFLAECYMYRASAFRSAGRIADSIADCNRTLSLDPTCIQALEARASILETIRCYQDSLHDLEHLKLLYNTILRDRKLAGPLWKRHNVRYNEIPGKLCTLTAKIQQLKQKMANGETKNVDYYALIGLRRGCGKSELQRAHLLLCLKHKPEKTTCFIERCEFGDERDIELVKDRARMSAMLLYRLLQKGYSNVMNCIVEEETAEKQRKMNLQLQQQQQKSVANGHVSVNNNNNNNNTRSVVVVQVQQNARDEKSKKKLDELEMGDKFAMSSPSIANPTVFQGVFCRDLTVVGNLLSQRFSNRSIPVKYEGLSC